The Glycine max cultivar Williams 82 chromosome 12, Glycine_max_v4.0, whole genome shotgun sequence genome window below encodes:
- the LOC100775827 gene encoding THO complex subunit 4A — translation MSAAMDMSLDDIIKNNKKSGSGSSRGRTRPSGSGPTRRLPNRAANRAAPYAPAKAPEATWQHDLYADQHVAAAGYPAQGGRAASIETGTKLYISNLDYGVSNDDIKELFAEVGDLKRHAVHYDRSGRSKGTAEVVFSRRADAVSAVKRYNNVQLDGKPMKIEIVGTNISTPGVAPAPNGAIGNFNGVPRSGQGRGGALRRPGGRGQGIRRDRGRGRGRGGGGRGEKVSADDLDADLEKYHAEAMQLN, via the exons ATGTCTGCAGCCATGGATATGTCGCTCGACGACATAATCAAGAACAACAAAAAGTCTGGATCCGGAAGTTCACGTGGCCGGACCCGACCCTCCGGATCCGGACCTACTCGCCGGCTCCCCAACCGTGCCGCCAACCGCGCCGCACCTTATGCCCCCGCTAAG GCGCCGGAGGCAACGTGGCAGCACGATTTATATGCAGATCAGCATGTGGCTGCGGCGGGGTACCCTGCTCAAGGTGGTCGTGCGGCTTCCATAGAAACTGGGACCAAGCTTTACATTTCAAACTTGGATTATGGTGTTTCCAATGATGATATTAAG GAATTGTTTGCTGAAGTGGGTGACTTGAAACGGCATGCGGTTCATTATGACAGGAGTGGCAGATCAAAG GGTACAGCAGAAGTAGTATTTTCACGACGAGCTGATGCTGTATCTGCTGTAAAGAGATACAACAACGTTCAATTAGATGGGAAACCAATGAAGATTGAAATTGTGGGAACAAACATTTCCACACCTGGTGTAGCTCCTGCTCCTAACGGAGCTATTGGAAATTTTAATGGAGTTCCTCGAAG TGGACAAGGAAGAGGTGGGGCATTAAGAAGGCCAGGAGGAAGAGGGCAAGGCATTCGAAGGGATCGGGGACGGGGAAGAGGTCGTGGTGGAGGAGGCCGTGGTGAAAAGGTATCTGCTGATGATCTTGATGCTGATTTGGAGAAGTATCATGCAGAGGCAATGCAATTGAACTGA
- the LOC100306540 gene encoding uncharacterized protein LOC100306540 has product MYVKTACGFTHSLRKMLYCVSDINLKFTVMQITSALVNGSALRFHLPRFLCVRHHSSTKLFVTGLSYDTNEPILRDAFGQHGEIIEVKVICDHVTGKSRGYGFVRFVSETTAAAARKEMNGQILDGRRIRVSYAHKGERLSLPNNS; this is encoded by the exons ATGTATGTGAAAACGGCTTGTGGTTTCACCCATAGCCTGCGGAAAATGCTTTATTGTGTTTCGGATATCAATTTAAAGTTCACAGTTATGCAAATAACCAGTGCATTAGTGAATGGCAGCGCTCTTCGTTTCCACTTACCTAGATTTCTATGTGTGCGTCATCATTCATCAACCAAGTTGTTTGTCACAG GGCTTTCCTATGATACCAATGAACCGATTCTGAGAGATGCCTTTGGGCAACATGGTGAAATCATTGAAG ttAAAGTAATATGTGATCATGTGACTGGGAAATCAAGAGGTTATGGATTTGTGCGGTTCGTTTCTGAAACTACAGCTGCTGCAGCTCGCAAAGAAATGAATGGccag ATACTGGATGGAAGACGCATTCGGGTGAGTTATGCACACAAAGGCGAGCGACTAAGTCTGCCAAACAATTCATAA